AGGAAATGTGATTACCTCATACATACTAGTATACAACTGGTGCTGAGGATTTGGGTGTTTGCAGAGAGGCATGACACATTTTCCTTTGTGCCGACCATaaatatgttgaaaaaaataattgtacacatCCACTCAGTGAACGAAATTATTACGATGAGTTAAAAGTATGAATATTATCGACAGCATTGAACACGGCAGTAATGTACTTATTTTGCCTATACTATACGCCGGGCAACACTTtgtttgacaataatataatattattcatatttatattttataaacacatttttttttttttttttgtcaacatTTACCAAATTGTGCGACAGAATAATTAGTACTAcagtaggtactataatactGAGAAATATCTTAGTAATTCATGACTCATGTACCTACAATGATTCGattgaaattagttttatgataactgataagaaTGATAATGTTATGGTTgtgttcaaataaaatgtatagtttattataagtaggtattattacCACATAATAGATTACTCTATGATCCccatacactatacagtacaCGAAAAGCCATCACTGCTATcagttattaactattataaatgatcggttatattatttgttaattaaatatcaggTATTAAATTCTTCATAACTTTGCTGAATtccgtttataaaaaaaattaaaatgcctCAAAAACGGAATGTACCGGCGCCGATGAAAGGTATTTTGGACATCGACTCAAAACTTACTTCAGTCATCTGTaatacagtttccaagtttttgcCTGTTCGTACTTTTACCACTTATTACAAAGGATTAGaggtaagtacttatatagtttgaaaaatatttttcgattgaatcataactattaatatttactatcatattaaatttaagtattcatGTCATGGAATTATATGGCTCGCCTGTTGGTTGACTTTCATTTGGTTTGCTTGGTCAAGATCTTTATTTCAAATGCAAGTCAACTTTCTTATTGGTAAGttaattcaacattttaaactaggtCTTAAAGGGGTATTCTTATTGTATGTGCttacatttaacaaaatttcttatttatcttgtaaaacactatgcatatgttaataattaacgtATAGTATGAGATAAGTATGGATTAAAGACCATTCTTTTTGTATGCTCTGAAAatagaagaataaaaaataaaggatgtcaaaaataattctgtATGCAGAGTGCATATCACAAGAATACCCTCAATGTATTCTTGTTGTAAAATCATCTTTTAGACATATacccatttttaaaatgatttgtttacatacattttttataattctaataatctTTTAAAGGAAGTAAGAAAAACTGAGAGCATCTAATAAATCacttatcttaatttttttgtaattttacagattatttttaatattcatatttcaatattttcttaatactagtttgtataaatttatattacattttaaacattccatctattcaatattttaatccatTTCATATCAATCTCAGTTTCTACCATTAGGcgttagttaattatattttttgtttacctattgattatcaattttaataataaattgtattaatgataACCACAGTAGCGTATTAATCTGACAGACACACTTCGAGATTAAGtgttaacttatatttattttaaaatactaatttcaatataattatttatttaaaaattcctgtACTTTGaacatatatactttttacatttaagtttttaaataatacatgaattacatggaaaatagaaaaattatatatattttttttatacatttaggaTTATTCATTGATATAATTGCGGTCGCCATTATCAAAGCATTTGTTCGTCGCCGTCGACCTGTAGGCAACAAGAATGATCAATGGGTCACAATTGGCCCTGATGTCTACTCTTTTCCGTCAGGACATGTGTCAAGAGcatttttcatattgttttatttttttaaattgtatccgttaaatgaatttatagtaTTGTGTTTATGTGTTTGGGCAGTAGCTGTGGCTTTTAGTCGAATACTTTTAAGACGCCATCATTTATTAGATGTCATAGCTGGCAGTATATtaggatattttatatcattaattgtaTCTTTAATTTGGATCGACCAAAGTACAGCCGAGTATGTGGTTTCATATGTGTCAGATGATAAACTAGAAGGTGGAGAGTATCACGtgtaaatttttaccaaacatttatgaataatataatatatgtaaaatcaagaaatatattgtacatttttaatagactGAGAAGctgttgaatatttattaaaatgcatacccatgttaattaatgtaaataataaattatatttatatttatgtaatcgtgattgtttcaatatttctgaattattatgatgaatgTACATTCATGGAGGATTCtatctgtaaaaaaatatatttgttaaaataacatttacaaaaaaaatgactacattataatttatatgacaaaagtaaaaatgcatcatcaaataaaatcaattaaaattctgTATTCTACTAatcattattcttatttaaaaaagataatcTTTTGAtggtttattaattgatttaactaGATGTATTCTTAATTCTTATACAAaaagaaacattaaaatacaaaatatataagccCATTGAAACATACctttacacaaaaacaaaagCTAAATAtgcatgtttattatttaattgtaaaatatgtatatatgtaagtaATAATGAATTGTATGAACTCCATTTATTagcaaattattgataaatctatatatttatgtaatgggGAAATAGTATTGAGAATAATGAGaatacatgatataaatatttcaaaaaaattatgattttttattgtaactatACGATTGCATCTTCTTATTATGCCTACATTCCTATGTGTTTATATCTTTatactttgtttttaatcaaacGAGCTAAgtacaaatcattatttactcattaattaaatatgaataatttctgataaaaaaatcaataatttcttCATTTCTTTGTATTATGTAACTAACTAAAGTAATTactcatttttatgtatattgttatagatgttaaaaagtaatgatgttattatgaaaactgaaaattaaattataattatacaagtaaTACAACTCGTGTAATTATGGAAATGATATGGTTATAGATCCTTGGTTTTTATCtcgctaattttattttgcattaccAATTATCAATATCTCCAGTTGTTTAttcaataacttttaatttccAATATGTCATCATATTTGAATGCCAATATATTACAGACATAAttagcttataaattatattattcttagcaAAAATAAACCTGATAAAAGTATTGTCGATTGATAAAATTtccttatataaataataacccccaaaataaattacttaaaaccaCAATCTAAagaatttatagatattatataaattcataaagatTTTCTAATTACAATttgaaactattaataaatatatatattacttaaaaaatgttacttaTATAGACTGTATTGTGTTTagttgacaaaataataattttaagacttgggtacataatttatttttgtattatttaaaggaaattataatgtacataaataaatattacacaatttaataattaatatcagcCAAACTAGTTTCTAATCACACCATTGCTATAGTTAGATAGTATATATGTTAAACAGTGGGTATGGTTATAGTTTATCCACTTTATTAAGAAAGTTAAatggtaacaaaattattttacatttatatttcatactatAACTCTtcttttaaatagaaattaacaattatttgtatttatattaatattctattctatTATTCAAtagcaattttaatttcaaaaattaaaaattgaatacaaaatatacaaaatgagTTATTCTTCTATTAGTTAccccataataatttttaagaatataaggTTAGtatgttatgtaattattgaagtaactgaagtttatttataatcattttatttattaaacttaacaatttattattcctaaaaaaaaaaaaaaaaatattctgtttacAAAAGCAATTATAGAAACCAATACTCTATTCAAAATGAGATCATTACTCAGTGGCGATCAATTTTCGTCGGGTGATGGTCAGACAATATTTGTTAGTCAACTACCCTGAGTCAATTATCTGAATGCATGTTGTGTAGTAAAGCAATGCCCAAAAGCACAACTCGGCCACCAGGTAATGATCTCATTTTGAATaaactaaatgtataaatctatTAGTGTCATTCTTCAATTGTCTTTTGATACCATGTTTTCCGGTAAAATgcaatctaataattatatttcaagttaGCAGAaacttattactaaaaaacaatcattgacacaaattaattatgtagcCCAAATaggaaacaaaaattaaagtttactACTTACAAAAAactaacaattttaagtaaataatttaattgtattataaaataaaaatatattattaaaagtccAACACAGTTCTTATGATATTCATAATTTCTTTATACCAACATCTCCtatgatttatgtaaaaatacacCATACAATTAACAAcagtttttaatagaaaaaataaagtatattaaatagaaattatatattttaatgtattatttataaacataaataataaattattatattttatttaatacatgagAAATTAATAAGGTCAaggtcttaaaaataatttagtaactatttattagaacatcaatacaaacaaattagtTGATATGAttgttgcaaaaaaaaaaaaaaaaacattatctaggaacattattatagaaaattcaatacatttctataattgtattattgcaaAAAGGAAatcttataacaatattaatagtatcagaattatgattaatagtttatttttaaaataaattctgtcaattttaattcattattcaacatacaaaaacattacactattattctatagaaaatacattttcagccttttaaaatgaaataaattttcaatacaatGACCTTACATTGAGTAACGACATAAGACAGTCAacataaaagtatacaaatcTTCAATTAGTTTTTCACAACAAAAAATTCactcaacaattttaaagtgtTAATATTACATGAAGAATGCgtgttattaaagttaaatattaaaatggttaaaaaaaattataaaaatataaattaattacgcaTTAGCCTTATTGACTAACAACCAACCTCACAACCAACTAAAAATTTgaggaataaaataaaaatattgtgttattatttgtataccaaatattattttttaaagttggcTGTAtcaaatgttatgtttattaaattagtattttgtaGTGAATGACCATtagtgcaatatttttttaaatttttttcttttttttaattctacttTATAATTGCAGTCATATTTAggattagtataaattaacaagAGTTAATAGAATacagtaataaatatgtaacaaataataagcTACCACCTATTAGAAAAGGCGAGGTATAAGTGATTACCATAATTGAGTATGAAAATTCTTGAGATCTAATTTTGGATGAGTGTGGTTTGATGTATGTCCATCACCTTCATCTACAACGTGATGTTGCACTTCAACATGATGTTCTTCTTTATGCTGTTTATTTTCTCGCTGTTGATATTCAACtctagatataataaaaacaatattaatttatacaatatttataatagttaattaattatttttatatttttctacctATTGGCATTTTCATTTGAATTTCCATTTTGAGTCTCTGTTGGTTTTGCTCCGTATAgaatctataatatagtataataattaacaaatgaaaaagaaatttaataaattaagaattaaatttcatacatttgCCATGCAATCTTGTTGCCTAGCTGCGCCATGACGTCCAAATGTTGGTTGACTTTTATATCCACTTGatctataacaaaaatatgaatgtatacataatacaacatttgtaataaaaaaaccataaacttACCGATCACTACCAGTCTCCTTATCAGATGaagctatataaataaaaacaaataataattaattcacttatagaaatataaaaatattataagtaccattattttcgaagaattcttcaaaaattacaaaattgtttcCTTGATTAACTAATTTAGATAAGTTGAAATATTTCCATAAGAATTGTAAAAGTTTATTTGTAGGTTGATCAACAGCTAATTGGCTTGCTTGAATTTGATTATCCTAATGcagtataaaaacataagtaAATTGGAAcaaatggaaatatttttgaaattttaatacttttaacatGTAATCCATAAGTTTTATTCCATATCCATGACGTTGTTTGGTttcatgaatataaaaatcaagtaAACAGTAGACCATAGCTTCAGTTCTTGaaccttttttattaaacaaatacaacTTTTTCCATCCCATTTTCAACAAACCAACGACAACAAAATgtctgtaataaaattaattgaaatatattaaaaagtttattaatagttattaattttcattgatattagttaattacCCTGGTGAAGTTTGTTCTGtcattaaatatagaatatgatCTGAACGCATCAGTTTTTCAGCTGAAGTAATTGGAGATTTTAACTCTTGAGCAATTCCTGAAGCTTGCCCcattttatccaaaatattagaaataatcatttgcaatctataaaaatgatttatattttatttaatatattatttaattcaacttCATTTCTtagagtatttataaataataaatagctaaTCACCATATTATCAAGTTGCAATCAAAATTGGAATAAcccttaaatttaataaggactattaatatattatcattattattttattcatatttaatttatctgataaattttaatgataattgataataataatacatattgagcattacaataaatcatacatatttattttgacataaCAAATAGTTACTTATGTGCATTACtatgcatttaatattcattgatTATCTAATAGTTACTAATCATATCAAtagttcaaaaacattattttccatgtatacttacatatatttaataataattgtttccttatttttatagtttattaaaatatataataggtaaacatataatatatataatgaaatgattaattatatttcataaaaacaattattagattttactataagaaaaattataaataaaaatatatttagaaagcTTCATATGTGATTgactatatatagtaaaacaacattttaagcctgatagatttataataagtacaagTAATGGTGGGTATCAAAGAAAATCCTGTttcgtaaaatattgaaaaaaatgatcatgactgttaaaataataatatttaagatgcAATTAGAAAGACACATTAAGAAATACAATATGACAaaggaatattattaaaactatgcaTGCAAAAATCCAAGTATCTAGAGGCATgctttatatttcaataatggcTATTGGTCGATTTGGGAGTATAATTACTCATTAGAATTATcaatttgtatgtaaaatattacaataattaagacCACTCGAACCAGAGTAGTCAGAGTACTAACAGTTGTTAATACTCTGTTACAATGTCTTAAGGAATATTGACAAAATCACTGTGATCTTTAACTAGGATAATAAGATTATGTTATGTTGTATACAACGCGTAACACGCatagtagatattataataataattgatattgcactataatacattgatataCTAACTCTGGGTCCTCTTTCTGGTAGCCGACTGGCAATAGTGTATTGTCGATTTTGATGATCTGATCCCGGGCGATATTGCTCAGATCGAATTGGAATTCCAtgatgttgatttttttagtttttaggtatactgttgaaataaaataatcggaCTGACGAACGTCGCTTACGATAGTTTTGAGCAAATATAAAAGAGAATCGAATTTCCCGTGTACGTACTGCGTAAgtggattatataataagatgaATTATTGTTGACTGTTGAGTCGCAAACGTTTAATAATGGACGAAAATAAAATGCGTTACCAGCGAGAGGTGAACAAACAAAAAGAGGAAGTGGAACCGTTACCTGTGGATTTCACGGACGACACAGTAAAACCACagaaagtatattatagtcagtACAGGTCTACAATTCTACAGAGTATTGAGCGTTCCCTTTACGGTTTACCGTTATACATGCTTACGtgataaagaataatttaaacacgATAAACGGCAGATCGTGACGGTATCGCCAACATTAAGTTTTTGTTGCCTacactgtaaataatttttaccaccattgtttaaaaaataaattagtacataatattatttataataactcggTAATTATTCTCGTACGGAATTTTGATTTCGAGAATTTCTcaatcatatattcatataaaaagtaaaaacatgtttatttaagaattataattactatagaaactaaaataaaatgggaAAAGGGGTTTAGATCGTAAAAGATTACGGTCAGGGCCGGATTAACATAgatgtaaaaataacttatgctCTAGGGcggtatttttcatttaattaaatagtacaaTTTTTAGACATGAAATTTATGTTGTCTTAATAGATCCTTATTTATAAGgagtatacaatacaattttctccAGGGTGACTATGGCTCTTTATTCTGGCTTTGTCTACTGTTATTCGTTTtggaaatacaataaaataagaaaactgttattttacgtatggtaaaaatatccaattttttttacatttttgagcTTCATTtgctcttaaaaaatatttgtataattacagtcaacattattgtatagttttagtaataaaaacgtatgataaatctttaattttcttatggaaaatagtgtttttagttaagaaaaaaaacacagaTCGTTATAAAACTACTAAATTGGTCgttcaactttaaaatactGAATATATAAACTTCATGATAATGAACAATATGTTATAGTAACTATCGATTTTTCTGGtctgtatttaacaaaaatactaaaataaccattgaaaaaatcgtataaataattgtactaagttttatagttattttatcgaTACAATCTACAGAGCAATACAAGTACACACAATGTCATACCAAATTAAGTTTCAAATTAGAACTGTGTAAGAAATTAATtgcgttaaataaaaaaagtacatcAAGCCTTTAATAaggttataactaataataggaAATCAAaagttgtaggtacctatgctaaactcttattatttaagaagtaaatgtatattacttataaaattattttatgattattaggcatttaaaacgtatttagGCATCTTTGATTAACATTCAAGATATTTTTtcggaattttaaaattccataTACTTTCTTATCTTATATTTCTCCCTTATcctatggtttttaaaatatgcatcaataatttaaagaccACATCAAAACCATTTCATAGATCATAACGAAATGGATCTTACAAAATCactgtaaaaattgtaatgtatatttagttgCTTAAGTAAAACTccttatgattatttttaactccaGTAGTCTGACCATTGTACGCTGATTTTAACgacaaatactttattttattaaatttaaatatttattatgtattatattattattattatttattatgtatataattttatagtaaaagttGGATAATTTAATCTCGTATAATTTAGATGAAAGGTTAGGTACTCGTACTATCCAGtaacctaaaatatattattaaggctATACTCATTTAGtcttttattaagtatattattagtataattgtgTAAGAGTAGAGTAAGAAAGACCGGGGCTTGAATTTTCAGGGCCatataaaaactcaaattgGGGAcccttattaaattgttttattccctccttattttaaaagtgaaaGTCTTTTTCTCCTAATAACAAACATATTGCTTAGCATAACCGGGTCATGTAATTTTGGCACTctgtaactttaaaaaaaatagagtagcctaaaaacgttattacattgaaaaaaaatataatccttCTTTCTATACTAGTTCGTAGGGTTATGATATttagttcaatataatatagatttcagaccattatttttcaaatattaatggtTACCGAGTATTATGAACTGGTCGAGTTATAGAAACTAGaataattgtttcaaaaattattttccttttcaatACTTACAATTTGAACCATTTTTAAATCCATAAGTATACTTACAAGTATGTgcttatcaatatattaacacagagcacaaaatatatttttttaaccaggAGTTCAAAATCTCAAGCTTCTGAGAGAGGCCcgtaagtttaatataatgtaatatttacaataacacTACAATTTTACAACCAACGCTCATcagaatctaatattttaaaattcatgcTCATCAgtacatgttatatttatttatttcctatttggctatgtattatattaaacaaattaaaattacttaaattatcacttaagttaaaatatgtataccttTGTTGATGTACGATAGTTGATAGCCAATTAACAGTTCAGGTGGTTGCTGGTCGTAAAATGCGATGACAGCCGAGAggcaagtataaaataaaataataaaattcgacTGCAACATTACGatgtcaacaaaataaataagataggttaaatcatttttaaggaGTTAAGTACTGAATTGGTTTAaaggtacaatattattcgaaatattcgattatgtaatttatatttatttttttattgatttattggtACATGttgaaaaaacttaaataataattattactatttataatacattaatttcattctttatatagatataagctacggaaataatttgttgaataggcattatatatacaatattccgTAGGACCTGTGGGGCACGCCCAACACCTCACTTACACGGTACCAGGGAGTAAgacacttttttattatacaaattattagtaatgaCGTTAAATCGATattgtttcttttattttgttattctatATCAAAAAAGGCATGCAAACTATAATTCAAGTTATCATAAggtataaatacctaatataaataggttaatgcttgtttttatacatgtattattttcaaatttgtctaaaaagtaatgatatatttttagttcctATATATATTGCTTAAAATGGAGAACGGTATATAGTCGGaacctacataatttaatcattataatattatatatattatttaatatacaagatGATTCACTGAGAGCATgctttatcttatttttacctttaaacataaatttattcaaatactattttgttttaatttttaaacaaacctACAAGAACGAACCATATTATCAAATGTTCatacttttttaccaaaaattataaatattatacatattttaggtGAAACCGTTATTAAAGACTATTATCCTTAGCACCaacttaaaatgattaatagcaCGGACATtcataatttagatttttatctagatatctacatcatcattattcaaaaaattaacagtttaaaaatttaaagtagaaaAAGTACTTACATAGGACTTTTTAAATcgcaaaaatctaaataattaaaaatatggttttatagtattttttacaataataaatcaaaaaattaaaaaatgcatttttaaaagagAAGATAAGGAGGGGCATGTAAATCATTctgtgtataggtatatttataataatttttaaatctaaaatcatCTACAtggctatatgtatattgtatatttttggtcATATTTCACATAACAATTGTGATTTTAATAAGTGTCTGTATGGTTATACCTTCattctataaaatttataaataaaagaaaggtattttttaagatgtataaataatttatttttattttagatatgtaaattatttttgtaattttaactataaaattaaaactaacttttatttaatagattgACCATTATAATGACTGGTAACCAATGATTTAATAAGCtgctaatacatatataactgATTGTCTTATAATCTTGCTtacctatctatatttattatttatacatgtttGATTATAgcctatgataatttataaattaaatttaaaatacctacttagTACATGTATCCAGGTGGGCTggcttgataataataaccatcaatcatacatatatataattattttgattgttgaaaaatatgtagttattaaaacaaatttaattttattaataaattacaaattaaataaaaataaatattatttataatttttaaataggtattgcaaaattgtttttatttaatgtttgaaaattaggaaaaaattatgaattataatatatatatacctactggctaataatctatttttatatattttataaaacataatacttacaaaaatgtataagtctaatattataatattgtaacttgtaagatgtttaattattcagtaattcattttaactTGATAGGTTACATCTAACTCAATattactttgatttttgatattcatacaaaaatttataatttttaaaataaaaaccatgagACATCTAGCCACCTGGTAGGTATAAACTAtatgtttgaatatatatgattattattaatataacaaattaataattaaatatttcatcatcaatattataagatacaatatattacataaaacataagtATATGAGGTATCCTACTTTACaagtgttaaaattaaaataattataatttaacatatcttGGACAACAATAGGTAacatgaaaacaaattaatgaaaattaaatcacagatatatatatctaacatctatataataaaactaaaacatcTTAGTTAATAgagaactatataatatttttaaggaaaaaactaaaaattataattgcataatTAAGACATTAAACTAACTGTagaaatatacataacataaaatgaaaatgttaagtTAATTGGGTAGGTACTAGCATGTAAATAATGtgatacctacattttaattatctatcaaTACTGTTAATTAGAGTATGgtgtgtacctattatatattgtattttttttttattaattaatttacattttaatgaaataaataattgtataaaaagtttaaaaagctccttattttaaagataataagtCTAATAAGACtgttaaaaatgcaattattgatataatatctgatatttataaaagcttTTTACCACAAATGGGAATGATAAAATTTGAGATCCAATTTTGGCGGAGCACCTTTTTTTCCATTAATTGTGTCATTTACATCTTTT
This sequence is a window from Rhopalosiphum maidis isolate BTI-1 chromosome 1, ASM367621v3, whole genome shotgun sequence. Protein-coding genes within it:
- the LOC113549334 gene encoding phospholipid phosphatase 6 codes for the protein MPQKRNVPAPMKGILDIDSKLTSVICNTVSKFLPVRTFTTYYKGLEYSCHGIIWLACWLTFIWFAWSRSLFQMQVNFLIGLFIDIIAVAIIKAFVRRRRPVGNKNDQWVTIGPDVYSFPSGHVSRAFFILFYFFKLYPLNEFIVLCLCVWAVAVAFSRILLRRHHLLDVIAGSILGYFISLIVSLIWIDQSTAEYVVSYVSDDKLEGGEYHV
- the LOC113549333 gene encoding alpha-tubulin N-acetyltransferase-like isoform X2 — its product is MEFQFDLSNIARDQIIKIDNTLLPVGYQKEDPELQMIISNILDKMGQASGIAQELKSPITSAEKLMRSDHILYLMTEQTSPGHFVVVGLLKMGWKKLYLFNKKGSRTEAMVYCLLDFYIHETKQRHGYGIKLMDYMLKDNQIQASQLAVDQPTNKLLQFLWKYFNLSKLVNQGNNFVIFEEFFENNASSDKETGSDRSSGYKSQPTFGRHGAARQQDCMANILYGAKPTETQNGNSNENANRVEYQQRENKQHKEEHHVEVQHHVVDEGDGHTSNHTHPKLDLKNFHTQL
- the LOC113549333 gene encoding alpha-tubulin N-acetyltransferase-like isoform X1, giving the protein MEFQFDLSNIARDQIIKIDNTLLPVGYQKEDPELQMIISNILDKMGQASGIAQELKSPITSAEKLMRSDHILYLMTEQTSPGHFVVVGLLKMGWKKLYLFNKKGSRTEAMVYCLLDFYIHETKQRHGYGIKLMDYMLKDNQIQASQLAVDQPTNKLLQFLWKYFNLSKLVNQGNNFVIFEEFFENNASSDKETGSDRSSGYKSQPTFGRHGAARQQDCMANILYGAKPTETQNGNSNENANRVEYQQRENKQHKEEHHVEVQHHVVDEGDGHTSNHTHPKLDLKNFHTQLW